The stretch of DNA AAACGAGAAATGTTTCTCCATTCAACCATGTTTAGTTCCATAAAATTTCTTACAGTACCCaccacatcgaatcttcggacatatgcatagaacattaaatgtagttgaaaaaataatattaaatatagttgaaaaaaataactcattatacagtttaactgtaaatgacgagaaaAATCTTTTAAGTCCAATTAGTCTATTATTGGAcgttaattgtcaaataacaacgaaaatgctacagtaccaaaatttaaaaaatttcacgaactaaacaagaCCACCCTTTGGCACAAATTCTGATGATTCTTACGAGAAACGGAACCGATTCTTGCAACCAATGGCACCATAAATGAGTATTTCCTTGAGAACAGTACATGGATCGGAGTACGGAGCTTGTTTTTTTTGCATGGGTTGCTGAATCGCAGGAAATATTTTTGCGATTATaaactaaaaaaaattacagacatGTCTCGTTCAGTTTTAATGTTTTTGTGATTTCTCCGAAAAAATTCTCTCTCGAACCAACAGCACTGGATGTGTGCACCTGATCCGACCGCACCTGCCGACCTGACCACACGGCCCGGCGACCGCGACGAACGAGAACGGGAGCGAACGGCTCAGGGCCCGTGGCGCTCGCGAGTTTTACTCGTACTCCTCGCCGAACGATGCGTCATCCGACGGCGGAGGCTACTAGAAACCAAAGGCTCCGCCTCCGCATCCCAGACTAGGGCACCCAAACCCCGAGCCATCCCTCCCCCGCACACGAGCCCAATCCCCCCGCGCATCCAAACCCAAACCATCCTCTCCGCGAGGCGATGGCCGCCGCGACGGAGAAGAGAGCGGAGGACATCCGCCGCGAGCTCCAGGAGCTCCAGCGCCAGCACCGCGAGGTACGTCCCCCTCCCTGTCCGGCGCTTCTCGAAGCCTCCGTACTCCCCTGGACATCTACCATGACCCTTTATCGTCCCCCTCGCAGATCACCGAGCGCCTTCGCGATCCCCGCGGTCTTCGCCGCGGCGACGCCGGCCCTGGACCTGGACCCGGGGGCCCCCGCCCGCTTCGTGGCTTCGTGAGACCTGTACGCTTCTACCCTACGTCTCCTTCCCTTCCCCATCCCGTTGCTCTCTCTATTTTGTCCGTAACACTTTTTTTTATTCCCAATATCTCTGTTGTAGGCACCGGGTGCGGAATCGGGGGATCAGCCTGCGCAGAAGCGGCGGCTGCTATCTGCCGTGGTTAAGGTTGGTATTGCCCTTGTATTTCATCTCTACTCTGTAATTGTTTGGTTTACTTGCCAGCACCTTAAAATTTGTCTCGATGCTTGACGTGATAACGTAGGTGGATGGCGCTGAAACTAATGAGGAAGGTGAAAAGGCTGCAGAGGCAGAGGGACGCGAGGAGGGTTCAGGTGCCGCTGAAGGTGGTGACAGGAGGGCTGTTAGCAATGGTGGTTTCAGGAGGGATGGGAGCCTGCGGATGCCAAGGAGGGTGGTGAGTAGAGCAAATGGGAAACTGATTGTGGGTTTGCTTGTCATTGTGTTATATGTGTTTTTTTGGGTCTTAGGTTGTATCATTTGATTGCAGGACTATAATTCCCTTCCAGAGCCAGCTCCAAGGGAGCTTCCCAAGAATGACGATCCAAATATGGTGAAAAGGAATAAGAGGATGTTGGGCCAGCTTCTTGTCGGTACATTAGAGGTAAAAGAATCCTTATGCATAATGATGGATCTGCAGTCCTTAGAAGTTAGGACTATGTGAttccttatttatttatttatttatttattttatactcCCTAGAAGAAGTCTAGTGTTTAGCTTTTGCTTGCCCAGTGTGAGCTTGAACATGTTAACAAACCTGCCACTTGGGTATCGGTTTAATGAAGTAGTGAAGTGCTCAATGTTAACTCTATGGACTTATTTCAATTTTAAGGGATATTGGCGCTGACATGTAACATGTTGTTGGGCTATTgttattttatttaagctaaCCACTAGCATAGATATCTGGGATTGCCATAGGCCTTTTGAATGTTCGGTGTGCCATTGATTGCACTACATTATTGGTATGTACATTTCTGTTTGTGAAAAGTTTAGTTTATCCGATTCTTGATTCTACTCATTTTTGCAATGCAGAAATTTCAGCAAGAGGACAAGAAATTATCCAACTCTGAGGCTTATCTGCGCAGATCAGAGACGCAGCGAAAGGTTTTGCTTATGTCTCCTGTGCCTATCTGAATTTCTAAGTCAATGACTGGTCTTGAGTAGGGGTAACTTACACCTGCCATGTACTAAGTGCTACAGTCTAGTGACTTTTCGTATATGCATATAATGCATTGATGTGCTCATGGGCACAGCACACTTTTAAAATTTTGTGAGTGCATCAAGCATTGTCTTCTGAAGGAGAAAAAAATGTACTGTCATACGGGCATTTTTAAATTCATTTGTCTATGGAATCTCAAAAAAGATGCTTGCTTATATGGTTATAATAGTAGGGAAGAATTGGTTCATGATATTTTGCTTGTGCATATTTAGGTAAATTTTTTAGCAATTTAAGTTTTTATTATACATAACTCATTGTGGATGCTGaaagttttttcttttgaatgtAGGCTGAGCAAAAGGTTCGTGAGGAAAGTGAAAGATTGCGACAGCAGGAACGAGAGCAAATTGCAGAGAAGCGTAAGCGTGACATGGTAAAGTTCTATGCATTGTTTTATGAGAAATGTATTCATCTGCCATAACAATTTTTCAATTGACGCTATTTAATCCTTGGatggtcttgtttagttgcttCGCGCTCGTGTAGCTGCTAAGGCAGAAGAAAAAAGGCTGGAGCTGTTGTACATTCAGTGGACTGAGCATCATAAAAAGCTGTCCAATTTCTTAAGGTAACTTTACTGATTTGCATCATTCTACCAACTTAGATCCACAATTGGCTTCCCTACTTTCTTCTTTTGACTCGTTTTGCATATTTGTCTTAGTTATTCTACTTTCTTTTTGATGGATCTGTTATTTTCTGCATGCTGCAGGTTATTTTTATTTCTGGTCCAAAAGTGTCCATATTGACAATTAAATTGAGGGAAGATACGTTCTAATTGTATGCAGACTTGATGTTTGATGACCATTAGTGTATCGATTTACATAATATTGAAAATATCTGTTCCGTGTTTGAATCTTATCTGATTACCCCCGCGTTTGGCAGGACAAAAGCTGAGCCACCTATTTACTATATGCCAGCTAAACCGATCATTGATGATCCTACTGTTATTGAGCAGAATAAGGAAAAGGTATATCCTACTCAAACTGAGAACTTTGTAATTGTGCATACTCTTGTATTATAACAGAAAATTAAACATGCCTGATGATTGGTGCACTATTTGCTGAATGACATAACTCCATCCTTTTAGTTTTAACTTGGAATTTGGAATTCTACGGACACTTACCTTCTGATAAATTcaataataaatagatacaaaATTGTCATTTTTCTGCTGTGATGTTTGTGTGTACTGATTGGAAGTATAGATATGAAGGAAACAACCTGGATGCGGCGCAGTCTTCGATGAAATTTTAGACTCGCGATGATTGAACCATACCTAGTAAAATCCATATTTGCAATTTAGCTATTCCCTGGTGAAAATCAAACAGTCAATGAGCTTTGAATCGCGAAGTTTGGTTTAGAGTAGCTTAGAAAATCAGTTTTTATTGGTGAGAGCCATTGACAGGCGCGTTTGATGTGTAGAGTATTTATTTCAGACTTTCAATTATGTGTTCCTGTTTTCTGGATCAGTTGTTCTTGACCAACCTAGCTTATATAAAACACTGCAGGCATTTGAAGAATGGAAATCTGTGCGCAGAGCCGAGCTGACTCAGTTTCAAAAGCAAGTTGAGGAGCAATATCTCTCCAATGTTGAGAGGCAGTTGGAAAGAATCCAGAATGCCCGAAACGCTCGGAGAGCAAACGGGCCTGCTAACATGCAAGAAATGGACAAGGAGCTGGACACACACAGAGCGGAGCATGGTCCTAAGACTCGGCGAGTTCCTGAGGAGGGTGGCAATGATGAGGACGAGGATGCGGAGGATATGGCAGCGGAAGATGAGCtgatggaagaagttctgggcATCAACGATGGGATTAACGAGGATCCGTCCAAGCCTTCCGATGAAGCTGTCACTGATAGTGGTGAacctgcacctgaggaggcacaaTAGGAATGTTGTTGCGAGCTAAGCACTAAGGCGGTCTGCATTTTGATCAGTTTAGTTGACATCTTGTTTGGACTGCTTGTACGTAGGCTGTATTGCTGTGAGTTTCTCTTCTGTTCCCTTGGTCATGTGATATTGTTGTTTGCCCTATTTGACATTTGTTCCATACACTTGACTGTCAATTATATCGTATCCTTGTATCACCGTTTATTAATACACCCTACATTTCTCTTATACTACGCGGAATCTCGTGTGAAAGATGCGTGGTTAGTGTTCTAGGCTTCAGATGAGCTTTTTTTTTGTGAGGTAACTGGGCCCTGTGGCCCTGAAAAGAGAGCAGATGACGTCGGTACGTCGAATGAAACATTGCCTACGGATCGGGTGAGCCTCGCCCTCGCCAGCTGGTTGTCTGTTCTTACTGCCCAGTGCCCCGTACTGCAGCAACTGTCGTCCTGAATCAGCTGTCCCTCTTCAATCGCAATGCCGACGCGAGACAGCGAGACAAAGGAATCTACTTTATATTCTTATATAATCAAATATGTATATGTACCCAAATTATCCTATTGAAACATGCTCTCGTAGCAGATTATGTGCAATCAATTTGTGGGTTTTGTTGCCGCACAGAAGTTTACGATTGTCTGACAACCTGAAAAGCAAAAATCTGCAGAGAAATAACAAAATGACCATTGGAGCTGCGCAAGAACCGTGTTGAATAATTGAGAACATATTAACTTTTTTACAACAAAAAATGGGCGTAGCAGTAATGCTATTTACTATTTATTTGCCTACTCAGTCTTGTTCAGGGAAAACACTCTCCAGGAATTTTACAAATCGTTTCGAATATGAACTCGGATCAACAGCTGATATTGAAAGGGGGTCGAACTTGAGTGATTTGACCGCATGCTCGACCCTTTTCGAAACGTTGTACTCCTGTAGTATGTCTATAATACCAAGGTAGAGAACAACATCGTATTCTTCAATGCTGTCTGGGTTTTCTAGTTCCGTGTTCATGTCCTCACGCACTTTCAGAGCTCGAGCTGGCATATTCACACCTAACTGCACACGGAACCTGAAAACAAATTACAGAGTAAATGTGAATTGGGAGCAGAATTAATCTTCTTTTAGGGCTAATAACTATGTAGAGCTCATGCATATAAGGAAAAGGCTAATAACTACGTAGAAGTCATATGCATAAGTAAATGGCTAATAACTATGTAAAACTCATGTGCATATATGTAAGAATGTATAGTTCATCTCTGTTTAAGGCTAAGAACTACTCGATCATACTTGACATTTAAACCATAGTGGCCAAAAAGAAAACCCTCAATAGGAGTTCAAGGATGGTAACCAAGAAAATAGAGACATCATAATATTATTTTGGGGGAATGaggagaggaaaaaaaatataattcactGGTATAGTATGTGTTATGGTAATGCATTGCAACATCTCAGTTTCAAGCTGGATCATCAATGTTATGCTACACTTTTACAGAGTACAAGAACAAGTACCTTCCGGTCCCAGGCAAAACAAGATCGACTTCTTCATAACCTGCTTCAGATGCCCTGACCATGCTTCCTCTTATGTGTGAACCACCTACTGTAGTACCTGGCTCGTGGGCAACGAGTAGAAATCCCTTCCAAGAACTTTTCTCCCCATATTGCAACAGATCAGTATCTGGTTAACGCAAGAAACAATTTATTACTCCAAGGTATCAGTCAAAAGCTGAAAGTAAGTAACCAGTTTTTCAATGCCAAAAAATAACTTAGAATGTACAGGTGTGTCAATCAAAGATTCTAGTTCCAGTTTAAGCAAAGGTCACCTCGAGAGGGACATAACATAACTAAAGGGATTTTTTGCTCCATTTTACAATTACACTATCCATATTTATATTTGACACTTTTTTGGTCATTTTTGGCTCAACTGCATGAGTTGGCCATAGTACGACCTTTTTTTATGTTATCAAATAATACTTAGGGCGTTCCTTTTTGCCGCTTCTGGTGATATCATGGTCATAATGGTAATATTTTGCCATGTTTGTTCAGTTAAACATGGCTATACTGCCTCTGATGGCTACAACAAAATACCATCTCACAGAGCCTATAAAAACGAAACGAGCTAAAATCAAGAGGCATATTAAAGAACAGGGTCCACATCTGTGGCAAaagcaagtttttcaaaaaaaaaaagctgtgTTTCAAGATTGGGCACATTCCACTATACCTAAAATTCCAGTTTCGAGGCTGTTCTGGTGTGATGAGGATGTCTTCAGGTGATAGGGAGCTCTAAAATGGATTCCCAAGAGCATGCTATAATCAATAATAGACTGGGATTCCAGGAACATACAATCAAGTGATATTTGCCTGAAAATGGTCAGCAGAAGCATTTAGCAAGTACCACCAAATCTAATGATTATAAACCATTTATTCATTAATTTTCAATGTTTAACATCAATGACTCCATGGCAAAGTAACAATAGATTCTCAAGTCCTAGCTGATTCTAGAGCAAATACAACAGCCAGAATTGTGAAGCTTAACCACAGACATGCCATTCCAAGATTTGTACACATTCATAAACAATACAAGAACTAATCATAAGCTCCTTCCTGAAAAGTACTCGCAGACCCACTTTGAGctatttctctctcttttttttgcgaATATGCAAATAGTACAGATTTGCCATTGTATGCATTCTTCAATTTCCAAAGGGAAAAAATATATACATCCATGTCAATATAGAAATACAGTTCTCTAGGCACAAATCTTGGGCGTAAAGTAGAAAATCTAGCACGTGTATCTTACTTTCTATGTTTTTCGCTTACCATCTCTTTCTTGTATTTTCATTGTGGGAGTATAAGTAATTTCATAAACAATAAGGTTACAGACTGAAGACTAGTAGAAATACAAACAGGTAATACCCGGAGAAGACTTGGGCATATAGGAAACAAATAGAGCAAAATTGGCAGCTTACCTGAAAAGTGCGTCCCGCCATGGTTTATCTACATGGAAAACATATGACAGGTCAAGATCCTTTAGTGTTGTGTTCTCATttatattttgcatttttgttgATCGGCCTTGCGTAGAACCCTTCAAGTCATACTTGCGGTGGATTCGAAGCTCAGTGCAAAACATATTTCCCATCACAACAAAGCGGACCTGTACAGAAGCATAAATAACGTTAGCATATGCATACACGGCATACATAAATAATGCAACAAGGACTTGGTTGTGcacctttcttcctcctttcagAGTAATCCTGTGCACGCCAAAATTTTTTGTAATGAGCGTATTATCATAAGCTCTGACATGATTGTAATATTTTGGAAGCATCTTCAACAGTATCTGCAGCATGTATTACATCAAACCAGTCTGCGGTATCCATATCTTATCGCTCATAAACATAAATAGCTTTTTGCTTCCTATGAATGTTTTGTTCTTGTTTCCTAAGAATTTTCATGTTTactaatatcaaaatcacaaaAGCAGAACCATTTTATATGCAACAAATTTGTCCTGGCTATATAATATCAACAGCTCATCCAAATATTAAGAACAACTAAAACACGCGCTCATAAATAGCCCTGACGACGTTACCTTCAACTCAGTTTTTCTCAATGTTTTAATGACAAAGCGTTCATCCTGTGAAAGATAGAAAATACTGCCACTTTTCCCGGGTGAAGAAAGCTCTTTTAGACTGTCATCACCACATATGGACATCATGTAATCTGCAGCATCAATATGAAACATTTCTCGTAGATTCCTGAAAATTTTGAGTCAATTAGCTATGACAAAAAAATGATGGATTAGTGTGCAGAATCCGTTAAGGTTATGAAGTGATGAAAATTTCTCTACAGTATGTACCATCCCGTATTGGTTTCTACAATCGTTACGCCAATAAAGCTCATAACTTAAACCAATAAAAAGTATCAATCCAGATCTGACAAGCGCCTAAGGGAATTTGGCTCTTCCAAAATTGATCACCATATTAGCATGGGACTCCTTGGGTTGGACGTGTGCATGGCCACATGCAAACAAAAACAGAGGAGGGAGCATCTCAAAGTCATTATTGCTGCCTGATGCGTTTGTCATGGGTCAATGACTGGCAAGTTCCCATCGGATTACTACAATTTTTATCACTAAGAGTAAATGGAAAACGGGGAGCTAATGTCTCCTTGGTCTGAAGATGGAAACCGACGATTAAAGGTGGAGGATAGAGCAGTAGTTCAAGAGAAAAGAATGCTCCAAACAGAAAAATATGGTGCACATCATTTTGCTTCAGTTTGAGGCTTTGGGTAATGCTATTATGAGTAGTGCCATGACTCATACTTTAGATCAGACAAACTGCTCAGATGTAATCATATGAAtctttatagtttctagttcatGTTGATATACTATTTTCTAAAGGGAAAACATAGGCTGCCTAATCATTGTATAGCTTCTAATTAAAAAATCAGCCATTGTTTACATTAGCTTCTTTGTCATCTTCTATAGCTAGTTAGGTAGGGGTGAACTGCAGTAGACCTCCATAGTtaattagaaatgaatgaatcACAGTTTTAATATCAAATTACATTCAGTACTAGCAGTAACAGAACAGCATGAAATAGCAGAATCTTATACAATTAACAAACTAAAAAGAGGCATACCGGAAAACCATAGGACAATAATCCTTCCAAAAGAAGTTGACAGAGCAATGTGGTGGGGTATACTGCGAGCCCTCACAAGGGAAGTACATTCTTATCCGTGCTCGAGGTCCAAAATCATTTGAACGGACTTCACGCAATGGCACAGGGGTGATTTTGCCCACAGTATACCTGAATAACAATAGTATGGGGTTTAGGTTACAGAAAGGACTGGGAGTAGGAACATAGTTACTGAAGTGTGTGAGGCCGCTAAATTAAGCTACCAAAAATAATCTTTTGGATGTAATATAGCTACAGTACCCTCAAATAGAAATCACAAGGACAAACAAACATTAGAGTAAAACTAAGATGATATAAATCTGGAGTTAAATTAGTATGGGCAGTGTGGGAAAATATGCCGAGGAAATATGAAAGTGCCAACTATTTATGTATGTAGATGCCACTAGATTTTCTTCCTAAAAGGAATAAGAAAGTTTATCCAATATCATAATAGTGCTTGAAACGTGATTCCTTCCATCGCCACTCAAATACTTGGAAGGTTCAATCAACCTTTTACTGCCAACCACTATTCATTCTTGAATAACTAATGCCATGctcagaaataaatatgagtTCCTTATCTGAAAGCTACAGGTACCCAATCCTGATGCATGGGTTGGTTCTTTCATATGTGGTAGTAGCATATCTCATCCTAAATAGATATATATGGAGTGAACCCGAAAAATAAACCACCATAAAAGTATCATTTTGACAGGATGATATAAATGAACTCAGATGACATAGAATGGCAAATATTCGTACAACTTACACCTTACCTGATGCCGAGTTGCAGATTAAGCATTAGGTAATAGCTCCTGTGGCCTTTGTAAATAGTCTCCATGGGCCCACCAGCTTGTTTTTGCCAGGTATGCTCCTGTGTTTTACCACTATCCGGCAATCTGCAATCATGACCTTTTGGCTTTTCCGAGATAAGTACTCCTTGTACATATTCCCGCTCATAGACTAATACTTTATCAACTCCACTATCTTGTGGACAATCACCAGTTGTCAAAGGTTCAGTAGATGAATCTTCTGACAAGTGATTTCCAGAATTATCATCAAAAACTGGTGCAGTACCATTTGAAATACGCCTGGGTCGATGGAAAAGGTTGCGTATTCTCCACGTGTTGCAAAGTTTTTGCAACAGAAACAAGAGTCCACTATTGACATTTTCATTACCGGAACTTGCAGCACTAGAAACATCATGGTCTGTTACGCACTCAGACACTTCAAGGTTACAAGGAATTTTACTCCCGGGTTGATAAAACATACCATGCCCATCCTTGAGCCCCCTGTCCCATGTACCGATGTAACATGCTCCTGATGCATATTTGCAAAATCCTTTTCCATGAGCCAGTCCATTAAGCCAATTACAATCCAGAGTATCACCATTTGTCCACTTCATCACTCCTCTGCCATTCATTTTGCCGGATTTCCAGCTTCCAATGTAGGTGTTACCATTAGCCCATGTATATTTACCAAATCCCTCTGGCAAACCCTCATTCCAGAAGCCTTCGTAAGTATCAGAGTTGGCATAAACCATTGTGCCCATTCCATGCTTTTTGTTCATCCTCCACGAACCTTTATAAAGAGAGCCATCAACTCCTTTGAATGTGCCTGTTCCATCAATGAAACCTCCAGAGACATCTCCATCATATGAAGCACCAGAAGGCCACTGAATTACTCCTCTACCAGTCATCTTGCTTGTATCCCACTCGCCATAATAAAGAGTTCCATCTGTCCACATATACTTTCCAAATCCATGAGGAACTAAACCAGCGAAGTTGCCAACATAGATGTCACCATTTGGAAGGGTATTCCCCCTAGACAGAAAGACAAAATAAGGCTACCAACAATCGCTAGTTATATTGAAATGTCTAAATGATAGTGCTTACAAGCTTTCCAACAACTAAATtggaaaagaaaattaaaaatttaaagCAGAGCATTAGCAGTGAACAGCGGATGCATACAAATCTACTTGTCATTTTAGTGggctttactttttttttgttttgaaaaagcaCTG from Panicum virgatum strain AP13 chromosome 9K, P.virgatum_v5, whole genome shotgun sequence encodes:
- the LOC120650071 gene encoding pinin-like, yielding MAAATEKRAEDIRRELQELQRQHREITERLRDPRGLRRGDAGPGPGPGGPRPLRGFVRPAPGAESGDQPAQKRRLLSAVVKVDGAETNEEGEKAAEAEGREEGSGAAEGGDRRAVSNGGFRRDGSLRMPRRVDYNSLPEPAPRELPKNDDPNMVKRNKRMLGQLLVGTLEKFQQEDKKLSNSEAYLRRSETQRKAEQKVREESERLRQQEREQIAEKRKRDMLLRARVAAKAEEKRLELLYIQWTEHHKKLSNFLRTKAEPPIYYMPAKPIIDDPTVIEQNKEKAFEEWKSVRRAELTQFQKQVEEQYLSNVERQLERIQNARNARRANGPANMQEMDKELDTHRAEHGPKTRRVPEEGGNDEDEDAEDMAAEDELMEEVLGINDGINEDPSKPSDEAVTDSGEPAPEEAQ
- the LOC120650070 gene encoding phosphatidylinositol 4-phosphate 5-kinase 1-like, which gives rise to MATGETSTGNIQRGNTLPNGDIYVGNFAGLVPHGFGKYMWTDGTLYYGEWDTSKMTGRGVIQWPSGASYDGDVSGGFIDGTGTFKGVDGSLYKGSWRMNKKHGMGTMVYANSDTYEGFWNEGLPEGFGKYTWANGNTYIGSWKSGKMNGRGVMKWTNGDTLDCNWLNGLAHGKGFCKYASGACYIGTWDRGLKDGHGMFYQPGSKIPCNLEVSECVTDHDVSSAASSGNENVNSGLLFLLQKLCNTWRIRNLFHRPRRISNGTAPVFDDNSGNHLSEDSSTEPLTTGDCPQDSGVDKVLVYEREYVQGVLISEKPKGHDCRLPDSGKTQEHTWQKQAGGPMETIYKGHRSYYLMLNLQLGIRYTVGKITPVPLREVRSNDFGPRARIRMYFPCEGSQYTPPHCSVNFFWKDYCPMVFRNLREMFHIDAADYMMSICGDDSLKELSSPGKSGSIFYLSQDERFVIKTLRKTELKILLKMLPKYYNHVRAYDNTLITKNFGVHRITLKGGRKVRFVVMGNMFCTELRIHRKYDLKGSTQGRSTKMQNINENTTLKDLDLSYVFHVDKPWRDALFRQISLDCMFLESQSIIDYSMLLGIHFRAPYHLKTSSSHQNSLETGILDTDLLQYGEKSSWKGFLLVAHEPGTTVGGSHIRGSMVRASEAGYEEVDLVLPGTGRFRVQLGVNMPARALKVREDMNTELENPDSIEEYDVVLYLGIIDILQEYNVSKRVEHAVKSLKFDPLSISAVDPSSYSKRFVKFLESVFPEQD